From Candidatus Paceibacterota bacterium:
GGAAATGGTATATAGGTTCAACTCGAGATTTGCGAAAAAGAATTTTACAACATAATTCAGGAAAAAATAGGTCGACAAAACACGGAGTTCCATGGAAATTAATATATACTGAAATTAGCATTAAACAACAAGATGCCCGAGCAAGAGAAAGATATTTGAAGTCT
This genomic window contains:
- a CDS encoding GIY-YIG nuclease family protein, coding for MNPVRNTCSWYVYVLQNKHRKWYIGSTRDLRKRILQHNSGKNRSTKHGVPWKLIYTEISIKQQDARARERYLKS